The nucleotide window CTGACAACATGGACGGTACATGGCGCTGATCTATTAGCAGGTTATCTTATTAAATATAAGCGTTTTATTATAATTGGCTTAAATCAGGACTTGAATAAAGCAAGTGGATGTTCCATTGATGCATCCGTAAGGTTTATTCAAGAACTAGAGAAAAAATATGGAGTCGATTTAATGGATAAGATGAACGTTACTTTTAAGCAAGGAGAATTTATTGCTTACAAGCCTCTGACTGATTTTAAACTGATGGCAAAAAACAAATCGGTTTCTGGAAACACAGTCGTGTTTAATAATCTTGTTGTAAACAAAGCTGATTTTGAAGAGAATTGGGAAGTGCCCGCTTCAGAAAGTTGGCATTCAAGATTTATTAAATAGAAAAGATTATTCGGTTAATTACTTCTTTATAAAAGTATCCTAAAGTCTTTTATACTTACTTCTATTTATACTAATTTGGCACGATTTTATCTGCTAAATTTAAAGATCCGCTTATTTATGTTAAGGAGAATCACCCTCATTTCTATTATAACTTTATATACCATTTGTTCTGCAAAAGCCCAGAACAATCCACTTGTCACAGAAGATGAAGCCGCCCAGAATCAATGGGTAGATAGTCTCTACAATTCTATGACCCTTGAAGAAAGAATAGGGCAGTTATTCATGGTTCAAGTTTTTTCTAACAAGGATGCTGTACATGAGGAGCAAATTGCCAAATTGATAAAGGAAAATCATATTGGCGGTTTAATTTTTTCATTGGGTGGTCCTTACAGACAAGCAAAATTAAATAACAAGCTACAGTCAATGTCTAAAGTTCCACTTTTGGTTGGGATGGATGCAGAATGGGGACTTAGCATGAGGTTAGATTCTACCTTTGCTTATCCATGGAATATGACTTTGGGTGCCATAAAGGATGAAAAATTAATTGAAAAAACTGGATTTCAAATTGGTAAACATTGCAAAAGATTAGGGGTTCATTTTAACTTTGCTCCTGTTGTAGATATAAATACAAATCCTAAAAACCCAATCATAGGGAATAGGTCCTTTGGGGAAGATAGGGATGCCGTTACTGAAAAAGCACTTGCCTTTATGGAAGGAATGCAAAAGGCTGGTGTTCTGGCAAACGCTAAACATTTTCCCGGTCACGGTGACACGGATTCAGATTCCCACAAAACCTTACCGACTATACATTTTAATGCAAAAAGGATTGATTCTGTGGAGTTGTACCCCTATAGAGAATTAATTAAAAAAGGACTGTCCAGTGTAATGGTTGCGCATTTAAATGTGCCTGCGATGGAAAGTCGAGCCGGATATCCGTCTTCCATATCTAAAAACATAGTAACAAATGTGCTGCTCGACAGTTTGAAGTTTCAGGGTCTAGTTTTTACAGATGCCCTGGGGATGAAAGGCGCATCTAACTTTTCTCAGCCAGGTGATATCGATTTAGCAGCATTTGAAGCAGGGAACGACGTATTGTTAATGTCTGAAAATGTACCATTATCGATCGAAAAAATTTCAAATGCAATTAAGGCAGATCAAATTTCTGAAGAAAGGTTAGCTCGAAGTGTAAAGAAAATATTGATGGCCAAATATAAGGTTGGCCTAAACAATTATGAACCCATAATACTCGAAGGTCTTGGTAAAGACCTAAATACTCTTGAAGATAATTTGTTAAATGAGGAATTATTTGAAAATGCCATAACGGTTCTAAAAAATCAAAATGATATATTACCCCTTAGGGATTTAGAAAAAAAGAAGATTGCTTACGTTTCCTTCGGTGATGATACCGGCACTCCATTTTTTACAGAATTAAAAAAATATACCAAAGTCCATGGAATAAAGGGTGAAAAACTAGATGATGTTTTGGGGAAATTAAGCAACTATAATACTGTTATTATTGGGTTGCATAGATCTAACGATACCCCTTGGAAGGCTTATCAATTCACTGATAAGGAATTGGTATGGTTATACGAAATTGCTAGGCTTAAAGACGTAATTCTTACCGTATTTACGAGACCTTATAGTCTAAATGACTTAAAAAGTATAGAAAATATTGAGGGTATTGTTTTAGCTTATCAAAATAGCAAGGTCGCTCAGCAAAAAACCGCCCAATCCCTTTTTGGGGGTATAGCTTCCAAAGGTTGCACTCCTGTCTCAATAGGA belongs to Aegicerativicinus sediminis and includes:
- a CDS encoding ABC transporter ATPase → MLVEFEQLPEEARLWIYQSNRPFTEQELEEIKPSIENFLTTWTVHGADLLAGYLIKYKRFIIIGLNQDLNKASGCSIDASVRFIQELEKKYGVDLMDKMNVTFKQGEFIAYKPLTDFKLMAKNKSVSGNTVVFNNLVVNKADFEENWEVPASESWHSRFIK
- a CDS encoding glycoside hydrolase family 3 N-terminal domain-containing protein, which codes for MLRRITLISIITLYTICSAKAQNNPLVTEDEAAQNQWVDSLYNSMTLEERIGQLFMVQVFSNKDAVHEEQIAKLIKENHIGGLIFSLGGPYRQAKLNNKLQSMSKVPLLVGMDAEWGLSMRLDSTFAYPWNMTLGAIKDEKLIEKTGFQIGKHCKRLGVHFNFAPVVDINTNPKNPIIGNRSFGEDRDAVTEKALAFMEGMQKAGVLANAKHFPGHGDTDSDSHKTLPTIHFNAKRIDSVELYPYRELIKKGLSSVMVAHLNVPAMESRAGYPSSISKNIVTNVLLDSLKFQGLVFTDALGMKGASNFSQPGDIDLAAFEAGNDVLLMSENVPLSIEKISNAIKADQISEERLARSVKKILMAKYKVGLNNYEPIILEGLGKDLNTLEDNLLNEELFENAITVLKNQNDILPLRDLEKKKIAYVSFGDDTGTPFFTELKKYTKVHGIKGEKLDDVLGKLSNYNTVIIGLHRSNDTPWKAYQFTDKELVWLYEIARLKDVILTVFTRPYSLNDLKSIENIEGIVLAYQNSKVAQQKTAQSLFGGIASKGCTPVSIGNYFKPGDGLTTNALKVLTYGIPESVGMSSIAFEKVDSVAKYAVTNKMTPGIQLLVARKGKVIFEKNYGYHTYDNKEPVKSEDLYDVASLTKILATLPLLMELVDKGEISLNSTLSELLPEYHGSNKANITLKSMLSHYARLKPWVPFYVATLDSISGKPSADYYRRTESDKFHIKVAENLYLRTDYPDSIQKIIRDNDLLPKLSYRYSDLPYYILKSYLERYYGRGLDKLIQEHFYHSLGANYTTYNPSEIFSNTQIVPSEEDNYYRFQRIQGYVHDMGAAMQNGVGGHAGIFSNANDVAKIMQMYLQKGFYGGKRYFKPETLELFNTCYYCSQQNRRGIGFDKPQLGDKGPTCGCVSPTSFGHSGFTGTYTWADPEDEIVYVFLANRTYPSAEQNILLRENIRTEIQRLIYEAIIE